Proteins encoded together in one Impatiens glandulifera chromosome 1, dImpGla2.1, whole genome shotgun sequence window:
- the LOC124944555 gene encoding seed biotin-containing protein SBP65-like: MASEKLRKDDQATSEVDYPQFEKKSGKGKQRGEKKGKGGGGGGGGDQKDEQLSLDEISNLRQNAQQKSIDAVKGLEDRYQKAKEKMGSDKTQQATKEMKGATAVEKLGGYVGEKTDTAVGVAADVKDRAVVAGLGAAQFTTEKTVAATKATADLVGGMSGYVGEKAAVAKDSVLDYVGEKVVQAKDAVVSVEESAAAYTARKKAEAERNMEANRRGGGGGDEVEEEESQGGGGGWVAEEMNEGGKRGGGGGGGGMLQAIGETLVEIAQTAKNMVIGESGEGKDNSYEFK, from the exons ATGGCTTCAGAAAAACTTAGGAAAGATGATCAAGCTACATCCGAAGTTGATTATCCCCAATTCGAAAAGAAAAGCGGCAAGGGAAAACAGAGGGgagaaaagaaaggaaaaggaggtggtggtggtggaggaggagatcAGAAAGATGAACAACTTAGTTTGGATGAGATTTCGAATCTAAGACAAAACGCCCAACAAAAATCTATAGATGCTGTTAAGGGTCTTGAAGATAGGTATCAGAAAGCCAAGGAGAAAATGGGTTCGGATAAAACGCAACAG GCTACTAAGGAAATGAAAGGGGCAACCGCCGTTGAGAAACTTGGTGGCTACGTCGGGGAGAAAACCGACACGGCGGTTGGTGTTGCGGCAGATGTAAAGGACAGAGCAGTGGTGGCCGGATTGGGTGCGGCACAGTTCACGACGGAGAAGACGGTGGCGGCGACGAAGGCGACTGCTGATTTGGTAGGGGGGATGAGTGGGTATGTGGGAGAGAAGGCGGCGGTGGCGAAAGATAGTGTGTTGGATTATGTCGGGGAGAAGGTAGTTCAGGCGAAGGATGCGGTGGTGAGTGTGGAGGAGAGTGCGGCGGCGTATACTGCGAGGAAGAAAGCAGAGGCGGAGAGAAATATGGAAGCGAATAGGAGAGGTGGCGGTGGCGGGGATGAGGTGGAGGAGGAAGAGAGTCAGGGCGGCGGTGGCGGATGGGTGGCTGAGGAGATGAATGAAGGGGGGAAGAGGGGCGGCGGTGGCGGTGGCGGGGGGATGCTGCAAGCGATTGGAGAGACGTTGGTGGAGATAGCTCAGACGGCGAAGAATATGGTGATCGGCGAGTCTGGAGAAGGAAAGGATAACAGTTATGAATTCAAGTAG